Proteins found in one Roseovarius pelagicus genomic segment:
- a CDS encoding thioredoxin family protein, whose protein sequence is MTRLFTFLAAAFLALPALAVELGDDGLHKTDWMRDTFKDLSEDLAEANAEGKRLAVIVEQRGCVYCTKMHNEVFPQPELADYIRENFFVVQINLHGDTEITDLDGEVLSEKDAARKWGLLFTPSILFLPEEVEDGKSAGQSAVALMPGAFALGTTLDLFTWVNEKRYALDGDEDFQRYHARRIQERDNGKTD, encoded by the coding sequence ATGACACGACTATTCACATTCCTCGCGGCCGCGTTTCTGGCGCTGCCTGCGCTTGCGGTCGAGTTGGGCGATGATGGCCTGCACAAGACGGATTGGATGCGTGACACGTTCAAGGACCTGTCAGAAGATCTGGCCGAAGCCAATGCAGAAGGCAAACGGCTGGCGGTGATCGTCGAGCAGCGAGGTTGCGTATACTGCACCAAGATGCACAACGAGGTGTTCCCGCAGCCTGAGCTGGCAGATTACATCCGCGAGAATTTTTTTGTCGTGCAGATCAACCTGCATGGCGATACCGAAATCACCGATCTCGACGGTGAGGTGCTGAGCGAGAAAGATGCCGCGCGCAAGTGGGGGCTGCTGTTCACCCCGTCGATTCTGTTTCTGCCCGAAGAGGTCGAGGACGGAAAAAGCGCCGGACAATCGGCGGTGGCTCTGATGCCGGGTGCGTTTGCGCTTGGCACAACGCTGGACCTGTTCACATGGGTGAATGAGAAACGCTATGCGCTTGATGGCGATGAGGATTTTCAACGTTACCACGCGCGGCGTATCCAAGAGCGCGACAACGGAAAAACCGACTGA
- the soxX gene encoding sulfur oxidation c-type cytochrome SoxX — MKHSILAAMALALSTGGLAAGEVAPSQVKYEDGAVMTSLTGTPGDAAEGRKIVGSKKLGNCVACHVVSDLADVPFQGEIGPPLDGAGERWSEADLRGIVSNAKMMFDGSMMPSFYKTEGFIRPGKAYTGKAADDTFGPLLSAEQIENVVAYLVTLKE; from the coding sequence ATGAAACATTCCATACTAGCTGCGATGGCGCTGGCGCTATCGACCGGGGGGCTCGCTGCTGGCGAGGTCGCTCCGAGCCAGGTTAAATACGAGGACGGTGCCGTAATGACGTCACTGACCGGCACGCCCGGTGATGCCGCAGAGGGTCGCAAGATCGTCGGCAGCAAGAAGCTGGGCAACTGCGTGGCGTGCCATGTGGTCTCGGATCTGGCAGATGTGCCATTTCAGGGCGAAATCGGCCCGCCTCTGGATGGCGCGGGCGAGCGCTGGAGCGAGGCCGACCTGCGCGGCATCGTATCCAACGCCAAGATGATGTTCGACGGCTCGATGATGCCTTCGTTCTACAAGACCGAAGGGTTCATTCGTCCCGGCAAAGCCTATACCGGCAAGGCTGCTGATGACACGTTCGGCCCGCTATTGTCGGCTGAGCAGATCGAGAATGTCGTGGCGTATCTCGTCACGCTCAAGGAATGA
- the soxY gene encoding thiosulfate oxidation carrier protein SoxY: MELTRRNAMILGAGALVATGLPVAVAAAAGDDQIAAFTGGAEMGSEGITLTAPEIAENGNTVPIEVSAPGATAIMVLALGNPTPPVATFNFGPLAASQNASTRIRLAGTQDVVAIAKLADGSFARASSTVKVTIGGCGG, encoded by the coding sequence ATGGAACTGACACGACGCAACGCGATGATCCTCGGTGCCGGAGCGCTGGTCGCCACCGGCCTGCCGGTGGCCGTCGCCGCCGCTGCTGGAGACGATCAGATCGCGGCCTTTACGGGTGGCGCGGAAATGGGCAGCGAAGGGATCACCCTGACCGCGCCCGAAATCGCGGAAAACGGCAACACCGTCCCGATCGAGGTCTCCGCCCCCGGAGCAACCGCAATCATGGTGCTGGCACTGGGAAACCCCACGCCGCCTGTCGCCACCTTCAATTTCGGCCCGCTCGCGGCATCGCAGAACGCATCGACACGTATCCGTCTGGCGGGAACGCAGGATGTAGTCGCAATCGCCAAACTGGCAGATGGGTCGTTCGCCCGCGCGTCGAGCACGGTCAAGGTCACAATCGGCGGCTGCGGCGGCTGA
- the soxZ gene encoding thiosulfate oxidation carrier complex protein SoxZ: MAKGVKPRVKVPKKAAVGEAITIKTLISHKMESGQRKDGEGNPIPRSIINRFTCDFNGENVVDITLEPAISTNPFFEFEATVPESGEFQFTWYDDDGSVYETAKKIAVE, encoded by the coding sequence ATGGCCAAAGGTGTAAAACCCCGCGTCAAAGTCCCGAAGAAAGCCGCCGTCGGCGAGGCGATCACGATCAAGACACTGATCAGCCACAAGATGGAAAGCGGCCAGCGCAAGGATGGCGAGGGCAACCCGATCCCGCGCTCGATCATCAATCGCTTTACCTGCGATTTCAACGGCGAGAACGTCGTGGATATCACACTGGAGCCTGCGATCTCGACCAACCCGTTCTTTGAATTCGAGGCGACGGTGCCGGAAAGCGGCGAGTTCCAGTTTACGTGGTACGACGATGATGGGTCGGTCTATGAGACCGCCAAGAAAATCGCCGTCGAGTAA
- the soxA gene encoding sulfur oxidation c-type cytochrome SoxA, with protein MIKTNWALSATAALMLAGSPALADPVDATLVLNEETEMVTRTAAPDHLSDAMDEVMSGWLFRGTETRAMQADDFDNPGMIFVEQAMDAWDTVEGTEDKSCASCHDGADSMAGVKAVYPKWNEGAGEVRTLEMQVNDCRENRMGAEKWKYTSGTMQNMIALIASVSRGLPVNVATDGPAQSTWEKGKELYYTRTGQLELSCANCHEDNYGNMIRADHLSQGQINGFPVYRLKNTKLNAVHARFKGCIRDTRAETYSPGSDEFIALELYVASRGNGLSVEGPSVRN; from the coding sequence ATGATAAAAACGAATTGGGCCCTGAGCGCGACCGCCGCGCTGATGCTGGCGGGATCGCCCGCATTGGCGGACCCGGTGGATGCGACGCTTGTCCTGAATGAAGAGACCGAGATGGTCACCCGTACCGCCGCCCCCGACCACCTGTCGGACGCGATGGACGAGGTGATGTCAGGTTGGCTGTTTCGCGGGACAGAGACGCGTGCGATGCAGGCGGATGATTTCGACAACCCCGGTATGATCTTTGTGGAACAGGCAATGGATGCTTGGGACACGGTTGAAGGGACCGAGGACAAATCTTGCGCCTCTTGCCACGACGGCGCCGACAGCATGGCAGGCGTCAAGGCCGTCTATCCGAAATGGAACGAGGGCGCAGGCGAAGTACGCACATTGGAAATGCAGGTCAACGACTGCCGCGAGAACCGTATGGGCGCGGAGAAGTGGAAGTATACCAGCGGCACCATGCAGAACATGATCGCGCTGATCGCGTCCGTTTCACGCGGGTTGCCAGTAAATGTCGCCACCGACGGCCCGGCGCAATCGACGTGGGAAAAGGGCAAAGAGCTGTATTACACCCGCACCGGTCAGCTGGAGCTGAGCTGCGCCAATTGCCACGAAGACAACTACGGCAACATGATCCGCGCCGACCACCTCAGCCAAGGGCAGATCAACGGGTTTCCCGTCTACCGTCTGAAAAATACCAAGCTGAACGCGGTGCATGCGCGCTTTAAAGGGTGCATCCGTGACACCCGCGCTGAGACCTACAGCCCGGGAAGCGACGAGTTCATCGCGCTGGAACTGTATGTCGCGTCGCGCGGCAACGGCCTGTCGGTCGAAGGACCGTCCGTCCGCAACTAA
- the soxB gene encoding thiosulfohydrolase SoxB translates to MISRRDFLQTGMAASAILGASSFGQWGRLAAQQVLTQDQLTQFDTFGNVSLIHVTDIHAQMKPIYFREPSINIGVGSNKGEVPHVTGADFRRLYGIDDGSPAHYALSSGDFTALAQGYGRVGGLDRVATVINQIRSDRPDALLLDGGDTWHGSYTCYHTEGQDMVNVMNALKPDAMTFHWEFTLGSDRVNELVEGLPFAALGQNIFDAEWDEPAELFPPYKFFERGGVKIAVIGQAFPYMPIANPGWMFPEYAFGIRDEHMQEVVDDVRGQGAELVVLLSHNGFDVDKKMAGIVTGIDVILSGHTHDALPEPVLAGETIIVASGSNGKFVSRVDLDVRDGRMMGFRHKLIPIFSDVITPDPEVATLIDEQRAPYTDQLNEVIGQTDSLLYRRGNFNGSWDDLICDALLSEREADIALSPGVRWGPSLLPGQDITREDIWNVTSMTYGEAYRTEMTGEFLHVVLEDVADNLFNPDPYYQQGGDMVRTGGLGYRIDISLPQGSRITDLTLLKTGEAIDPAKSYVVAGWASVNEGTEGPMIWDVVEDHIARQGTVTVAPNTSVEVIGL, encoded by the coding sequence ATGATCTCACGGCGTGACTTTTTGCAAACCGGCATGGCAGCGAGTGCGATCCTAGGTGCGTCCTCCTTTGGTCAGTGGGGTCGTCTGGCCGCGCAGCAGGTGCTGACGCAGGATCAACTGACGCAGTTCGACACGTTCGGGAACGTATCTCTGATCCACGTCACAGATATTCATGCGCAAATGAAGCCGATCTATTTCCGCGAGCCGTCAATTAACATCGGCGTCGGATCGAACAAGGGCGAAGTGCCGCATGTGACCGGCGCCGATTTCCGCCGTCTCTACGGGATCGATGATGGCAGCCCGGCGCATTACGCGCTCTCCTCGGGCGATTTCACCGCATTAGCGCAGGGATATGGACGTGTCGGGGGCCTCGACCGCGTGGCGACCGTCATCAACCAGATCCGCAGCGACCGCCCCGATGCGCTGTTGCTGGATGGCGGCGACACATGGCACGGCAGCTATACCTGCTACCACACCGAGGGTCAGGACATGGTCAACGTGATGAACGCGTTGAAGCCGGATGCAATGACCTTTCACTGGGAATTCACGCTGGGGTCCGACCGGGTGAACGAGCTGGTCGAGGGGCTGCCCTTCGCCGCGCTTGGGCAAAACATATTCGATGCTGAATGGGACGAACCCGCAGAACTGTTCCCGCCTTACAAGTTCTTTGAGCGCGGCGGCGTCAAGATCGCGGTGATCGGTCAGGCGTTCCCCTATATGCCCATCGCCAATCCCGGCTGGATGTTCCCCGAATACGCCTTTGGCATTCGTGACGAGCATATGCAGGAAGTGGTGGATGATGTCCGCGGTCAGGGTGCCGAACTGGTCGTGCTGCTCAGCCATAATGGTTTTGACGTGGACAAGAAGATGGCCGGGATCGTCACCGGCATCGACGTGATCCTCAGTGGCCACACACATGACGCGCTGCCCGAACCAGTGCTGGCGGGCGAGACAATCATCGTCGCCTCAGGCTCTAACGGGAAATTTGTCAGCCGGGTTGATCTGGACGTGCGCGACGGGCGCATGATGGGATTTCGGCACAAGCTGATCCCGATCTTTTCCGACGTGATCACGCCCGATCCCGAAGTGGCCACATTGATTGACGAACAGCGCGCGCCCTACACCGATCAACTGAACGAGGTGATCGGCCAGACCGATAGCCTGCTGTACCGGCGTGGCAATTTCAACGGCAGCTGGGACGATCTGATCTGCGACGCGCTGCTGTCCGAACGCGAAGCCGATATCGCGCTCAGCCCCGGTGTACGCTGGGGGCCGAGCCTGCTGCCCGGTCAGGACATCACCCGCGAAGATATCTGGAACGTCACTTCAATGACCTATGGCGAGGCGTACCGCACCGAGATGACCGGCGAGTTTCTGCATGTGGTGCTGGAGGACGTGGCCGACAACCTGTTTAACCCAGACCCTTATTACCAGCAGGGCGGCGACATGGTGCGCACCGGGGGCTTGGGTTACCGGATCGACATTTCCCTGCCGCAGGGTAGCCGGATCACCGATCTGACATTGCTGAAAACTGGCGAGGCGATTGATCCGGCCAAGAGCTACGTGGTGGCTGGCTGGGCCTCGGTCAACGAGGGCACCGAGGGGCCGATGATCTGGGACGTGGTCGAGGATCACATCGCCCGGCAGGGCACAGTCACGGTCGCCCCCAATACCAGCGTCGAAGTCATCGGCCTTTGA
- the soxC gene encoding sulfite dehydrogenase yields the protein MSKTFSGNPTSRRAFLRGAAATGVGVAASAASAQTPDPMITEVQPWASGLGDGVDATPYGAPIRFEDDVIRRNVEWLTADTISSINFTPIHALDGTITPQGCAFERHHSGAIELRKEDYRLMINGLVDTPLVFTYADLERFPRENHVYFCECAANSGMEWAGAQLNGAQFTHGMIHNMEYTGVPLRTLLQEAGYDTAGKWVYVEGADASSNGRSIPMEKALDDVLVAFKANGEALRKEHGYPVRLVVPGWEGNMWIKWLRRIEVTDAPVESREETSKYTDVLEDGTARKWTWEMDAKSVVTSPSPQSPITHGPGPLVISGLAWSGRGAITRVDVSTDGGKTWQTARLAKPGEKMALSRFYLDTEWDGSEMLLQARSMDDTGYVQPTKDQLREVRGLNSIYHNNGIQTWWVRDTGEAENVEVS from the coding sequence ATGTCCAAGACTTTCTCTGGCAACCCGACATCGCGCCGCGCGTTCCTGCGCGGAGCGGCTGCCACGGGCGTCGGCGTGGCGGCAAGTGCCGCCAGCGCGCAGACCCCCGACCCGATGATTACCGAAGTGCAGCCCTGGGCCAGCGGTTTGGGCGACGGAGTGGATGCCACACCCTACGGTGCGCCGATCCGGTTCGAGGATGATGTGATCCGGCGCAATGTCGAGTGGCTGACCGCCGACACGATCAGTTCGATCAACTTTACGCCGATCCACGCGCTGGACGGTACCATCACCCCGCAGGGTTGCGCGTTCGAGCGCCACCATTCCGGCGCGATCGAATTGCGCAAGGAGGATTACCGTCTGATGATCAATGGGCTGGTCGATACGCCGCTGGTGTTCACCTACGCCGATCTGGAACGGTTCCCACGCGAAAACCACGTCTATTTCTGCGAATGTGCGGCCAATTCGGGCATGGAGTGGGCCGGTGCGCAACTCAATGGTGCGCAGTTCACCCATGGCATGATTCACAACATGGAGTATACTGGCGTGCCCCTGCGCACCCTGCTGCAGGAGGCCGGATATGATACGGCGGGCAAGTGGGTCTATGTCGAAGGCGCGGATGCGTCCTCGAACGGGCGCTCGATCCCGATGGAAAAGGCGTTGGATGATGTGCTCGTTGCGTTCAAAGCCAACGGCGAGGCTTTGCGTAAAGAGCACGGGTACCCTGTGCGCCTCGTCGTGCCCGGCTGGGAAGGCAATATGTGGATCAAGTGGCTGCGCCGGATCGAAGTGACCGACGCGCCCGTGGAAAGCCGCGAGGAAACCAGCAAATATACCGATGTGCTGGAGGATGGCACCGCACGCAAATGGACGTGGGAAATGGACGCCAAATCGGTCGTCACCTCACCCAGCCCGCAATCGCCCATCACCCACGGTCCCGGCCCTCTGGTCATCAGCGGTCTGGCGTGGTCCGGGCGCGGCGCGATCACCCGTGTCGACGTGTCCACCGATGGCGGCAAGACATGGCAAACTGCGCGACTGGCCAAACCCGGAGAAAAGATGGCGCTGAGCCGCTTTTATCTGGATACGGAATGGGACGGCTCAGAGATGCTGTTGCAGGCGCGCTCGATGGACGACACCGGCTATGTCCAGCCGACCAAGGACCAGCTGCGCGAGGTGCGCGGGCTGAATTCGATCTATCACAACAACGGAATTCAGACGTGGTGGGTTCGCGACACCGGGGAGGCCGAAAATGTCGAAGTATCTTA